From one Streptomyces chromofuscus genomic stretch:
- a CDS encoding DNA polymerase III subunit gamma and tau, protein MSSLALYRRYRPESFAEVIGQEHVTDPLQQALRNNRVNHAYLFSGPRGCGKTTSARILARCLNCEQGPTPTPCGECQSCQDLARNGPGSIDVIEIDAASHGGVDDARELREKAFFGPASSRYKIYIIDEAHMVTSAGFNALLKVVEEPPEHLKFIFATTEPEKVIGTIRSRTHHYPFRLVPPGTLRDYLAEVCQKENIPVEDGVLPLVVRAGAGSVRDSMSVMDQLLAGAGADGVTYAMATSLLGYTEGSLLDSVVEAFATGDGAAAFEVVDRVIEGGNDPRRFVADLLERLRDLVILAAVPDAVEKGLIDAPVDVLERMQAQAGTFGPAELSRAADLVNEGLTEMRGATSPRLQLELICARVLLPAAYGDERSVMARLDRLERGVNFSAGAGAPAMGYVPGPVVHGGAPAGAADAGAAIPPGGGMAAARAAARASAPGGGGGVPETTDAVPGGHGGQGAPTAPGPGRPAAGDQQGDARPVGGPGAPTAPGPGRPAQQPPSAPAPTAPAARAPVPEDPEPAPGPAAPGAWPTASPAGAAGRRPGGWPTAAPPGGGARPQAAPGPAAPTPTTPPAPPAAATPASPPPTGGLDPRSLWPNILEAVKNRRRFTWILLSQNAQVAGFDGTTLQLGFVNAGARDNFASSGSEDVLRQALVEQFNVHWKIEAVVDPSGGGSAPPSPGSGGGGGYGGVGTPGGYGAGGGGAPGGYGGGGTTSGYGGGTPGGTGGSGTPAQRPASTQPTSAAPPQATAAPAATPAPAPMPPSAPEPPPVSIEDDIPEDDDPDLDESALSGQELIVRELGATVMEEFSND, encoded by the coding sequence GTGTCGTCTCTCGCGTTGTACCGCCGCTACCGCCCGGAGTCCTTCGCCGAGGTCATCGGGCAGGAGCATGTCACCGACCCGCTGCAGCAGGCGCTGCGGAACAACCGGGTCAATCACGCGTACTTGTTCAGCGGTCCGCGTGGATGCGGCAAGACGACCAGCGCGCGGATCCTGGCGCGGTGCCTGAACTGCGAGCAGGGACCCACGCCGACTCCGTGCGGCGAGTGCCAGTCCTGCCAGGACCTCGCGCGCAACGGCCCCGGATCGATCGACGTCATCGAGATCGACGCCGCGTCGCACGGTGGTGTGGACGACGCCCGTGAGCTGCGGGAAAAGGCCTTCTTTGGGCCGGCGAGCAGCCGGTACAAGATCTACATCATCGACGAGGCCCACATGGTCACGTCGGCCGGCTTCAACGCGCTCCTGAAGGTCGTCGAGGAACCGCCGGAGCATCTGAAGTTCATCTTCGCCACCACCGAGCCCGAGAAGGTCATCGGGACGATCCGGTCGCGCACCCATCACTATCCGTTCCGGCTCGTGCCGCCCGGGACGCTTCGGGACTACCTCGCGGAGGTGTGCCAGAAGGAGAACATCCCGGTCGAGGACGGCGTCCTGCCGCTCGTCGTGCGCGCCGGCGCCGGGTCCGTGCGTGACTCCATGTCGGTCATGGACCAGCTCCTCGCGGGCGCCGGGGCGGACGGTGTGACATACGCCATGGCCACCTCCCTGCTGGGTTACACCGAGGGATCGCTCCTGGACTCCGTCGTCGAGGCTTTCGCCACAGGGGACGGGGCCGCCGCCTTCGAGGTCGTCGACCGCGTCATCGAGGGCGGCAACGATCCGCGGCGGTTCGTCGCCGACCTGCTGGAGCGGCTGCGCGACCTGGTGATCCTCGCGGCGGTTCCGGACGCCGTGGAGAAGGGGCTCATCGACGCCCCGGTCGACGTACTGGAGCGGATGCAGGCGCAGGCGGGCACCTTCGGCCCCGCCGAGCTGAGCCGCGCCGCCGACCTCGTCAACGAGGGCCTGACCGAGATGCGCGGCGCCACCTCCCCGCGTCTGCAACTGGAGCTGATCTGCGCACGTGTGCTGCTGCCGGCCGCGTACGGCGACGAGCGGTCCGTGATGGCTCGCCTCGACCGGCTGGAGCGGGGGGTCAACTTCTCCGCGGGGGCCGGAGCGCCCGCCATGGGCTACGTGCCCGGGCCCGTTGTTCATGGGGGAGCTCCCGCGGGCGCCGCCGACGCGGGCGCGGCCATTCCGCCGGGCGGCGGGATGGCGGCGGCTCGGGCCGCGGCGCGCGCCTCCGCGCCCGGGGGAGGCGGAGGCGTCCCGGAGACGACGGACGCCGTGCCCGGCGGACACGGCGGGCAGGGTGCGCCCACGGCCCCCGGTCCCGGCCGCCCCGCCGCCGGGGACCAGCAGGGCGACGCACGTCCTGTCGGCGGCCCGGGTGCGCCCACGGCCCCCGGTCCCGGCCGCCCCGCCCAGCAACCGCCCTCCGCCCCCGCACCGACCGCACCGGCGGCCCGCGCCCCCGTACCTGAGGATCCCGAACCCGCCCCGGGCCCCGCAGCTCCCGGCGCCTGGCCCACCGCGAGCCCTGCCGGTGCCGCCGGCCGACGCCCCGGCGGCTGGCCCACCGCCGCGCCTCCTGGCGGCGGCGCCCGGCCCCAGGCGGCGCCCGGCCCCGCCGCGCCCACACCGACGACACCGCCCGCGCCGCCCGCGGCGGCCACGCCCGCCTCACCACCCCCGACCGGCGGCCTCGACCCCCGCTCCCTCTGGCCGAACATCCTCGAAGCGGTGAAGAACCGCCGCCGCTTCACCTGGATCCTCCTCAGCCAGAACGCCCAGGTCGCGGGCTTCGACGGCACCACCCTCCAGCTCGGCTTCGTCAACGCCGGCGCCCGGGACAACTTCGCGAGCAGCGGCAGCGAGGACGTACTGCGCCAGGCGCTGGTCGAGCAGTTCAACGTCCACTGGAAGATCGAGGCCGTCGTCGACCCGTCGGGCGGCGGCTCGGCTCCGCCGTCACCGGGCAGCGGTGGCGGTGGGGGCTACGGCGGCGTGGGGACGCCCGGTGGGTACGGCGCCGGTGGCGGCGGTGCCCCCGGCGGCTACGGCGGTGGCGGCACCACGAGCGGGTACGGCGGCGGTACGCCGGGAGGCACCGGCGGCAGCGGTACGCCCGCCCAGCGCCCGGCGTCGACGCAGCCCACGTCGGCCGCTCCTCCCCAGGCCACCGCGGCCCCGGCAGCGACACCCGCGCCCGCCCCGATGCCGCCCTCCGCGCCGGAGCCGCCTCCCGTCTCCATCGAGGACGACATCCCCGAGGACGACGACCCCGACCTCGACGAGTCGGCCCTCTCCGGCCAGGAACTGATCGTGCGGGAGCTGGGGGCGACGGTCATGGAGGAGTTCTCGAACGACTGA
- a CDS encoding DNA-binding protein: MSGHIETVVLDSEGLSAWLAQDRKILAMFQVFHDMGADLVVSANTIVEVSHARVNLPRLQWALSRVKVEPVTEAAAKSAAQLLKGAGLHGHKYAIDVTVAEAALRQPGPVAILTSDADDMARLCGSKVRMIGL; the protein is encoded by the coding sequence GTGAGCGGGCACATTGAGACCGTCGTCCTGGACAGCGAGGGGCTGTCGGCCTGGCTGGCGCAGGACCGGAAAATTCTGGCGATGTTCCAGGTGTTCCACGACATGGGAGCGGACCTTGTCGTCAGCGCCAACACCATCGTGGAGGTGAGCCATGCCAGGGTGAACCTGCCCCGACTGCAATGGGCACTGTCCCGGGTCAAGGTGGAGCCGGTCACGGAGGCGGCGGCCAAGTCGGCGGCCCAACTACTCAAGGGCGCCGGTCTGCACGGACACAAGTACGCGATCGACGTCACCGTCGCGGAAGCCGCCTTGCGTCAGCCTGGCCCGGTCGCCATCCTCACGTCGGATGCCGATGACATGGCCCGGCTGTGCGGCAGCAAGGTCCGGATGATCGGGCTATGA
- the purD gene encoding phosphoribosylamine--glycine ligase, whose product MKVLVIGTGAREHALCRSLSLDPAVTALHCAPGNAGIAEVAELHTVDALDGAAVSELAARLGVDLVVVGPEAPLVAGVADAVREAGIAVFGPSKEAALLEGSKAFAKDVMAAAGVPTARSYVCTTEAEVDEALDAFGPPYVVKDDGLAAGKGVVVTADLGAAKAHARACERVVIEEYLDGPEVSLFAVTDGETVLPLQPAQDFKRALDDDEGPNTGGMGAYSPLPWADPKLVDEVLHSVLQPTVDELRRRGTPFSGLLYAGLAITGRGVRVIEFNARFGDPETQVVLARLKTPLAGILMAAATGNLASLEPLRWSDDAAVTVVVASHNYPGTPRTGDPITGLDAVAVQDAPHAYVLHAGTKRDGDAVVSAGGRVLSVTATGGDLTEARERAYRAVSRIRLDGSQHRTDIAAKAATGA is encoded by the coding sequence GTGAAGGTCCTCGTCATCGGTACCGGCGCCCGCGAACACGCCCTGTGCCGCTCCCTGTCCCTCGACCCCGCCGTCACCGCGCTCCACTGCGCCCCCGGCAACGCCGGCATCGCCGAGGTCGCCGAGCTGCACACCGTCGACGCCCTGGACGGCGCGGCCGTGTCCGAGCTGGCCGCTCGGCTCGGTGTCGACCTGGTCGTCGTGGGCCCGGAGGCCCCGCTGGTCGCGGGCGTCGCGGACGCCGTGCGCGAGGCGGGCATCGCCGTGTTCGGCCCGTCCAAGGAGGCCGCGTTGCTGGAGGGGTCCAAGGCCTTCGCGAAGGACGTCATGGCCGCGGCCGGCGTCCCGACCGCCCGCTCGTACGTCTGCACGACGGAAGCCGAGGTCGACGAGGCGCTCGACGCCTTCGGCCCGCCCTACGTCGTCAAGGACGACGGCCTCGCCGCGGGCAAGGGCGTCGTCGTCACCGCCGACCTCGGCGCCGCGAAGGCGCACGCCCGCGCCTGCGAGCGCGTCGTCATCGAGGAGTACCTCGACGGCCCGGAGGTCTCCCTCTTCGCCGTGACCGACGGCGAGACCGTCCTCCCGCTCCAGCCCGCCCAGGACTTCAAGCGCGCCCTCGACGACGACGAGGGCCCGAACACCGGCGGCATGGGCGCGTACTCCCCGCTGCCCTGGGCCGACCCGAAGCTGGTGGACGAGGTCCTGCACAGCGTCCTCCAGCCGACCGTCGACGAGCTGCGCCGCCGCGGCACCCCCTTCTCCGGCCTTCTCTACGCAGGCCTGGCGATCACCGGCCGGGGCGTGCGGGTGATCGAGTTCAACGCACGTTTCGGTGACCCGGAGACCCAGGTGGTCCTGGCCCGTCTGAAGACCCCCCTCGCCGGCATCCTGATGGCCGCCGCCACCGGCAACCTCGCCAGTCTGGAACCCCTCCGCTGGAGCGACGACGCGGCCGTCACCGTCGTCGTCGCCTCGCACAACTACCCCGGCACCCCCCGCACGGGTGACCCCATCACCGGCCTTGACGCGGTGGCCGTGCAGGACGCCCCGCACGCGTACGTCCTGCACGCCGGGACGAAGCGCGACGGCGACGCCGTGGTCAGCGCGGGCGGCCGGGTGCTGTCCGTCACCGCGACGGGCGGCGATCTCACCGAGGCCCGCGAACGGGCGTATCGCGCCGTCTCCCGCATCCGCCTGGACGGCTCCCAGCACCGTACGGACATCGCGGCGAAGGCGGCGACGGGCGCGTAG